One window of Desulfarculus baarsii DSM 2075 genomic DNA carries:
- a CDS encoding FmdB family zinc ribbon protein: protein MPIYEYQCEACSQVTEALQRFSDPPLDTCPKCGGKLSKLISLNAFHLKGDGWYVTDYKGKNSSTCASKSEGESAGEASASTSSCDCSSGSCAASSGSDD, encoded by the coding sequence ATGCCGATCTACGAGTATCAATGCGAAGCATGCAGCCAGGTCACCGAGGCGTTGCAGCGTTTTTCCGATCCGCCGCTTGATACCTGTCCCAAGTGCGGCGGCAAGCTCAGCAAGCTTATCAGCCTAAACGCCTTCCACCTCAAGGGCGACGGTTGGTATGTCACCGACTACAAAGGTAAAAACAGCTCGACGTGCGCCAGCAAGAGCGAGGGCGAATCGGCGGGCGAGGCCTCGGCCAGCACGTCGTCGTGTGACTGCTCCTCTGGCTCGTGCGCCGCTTCCAGCGGCTCCGACGACTGA